From Pyxicephalus adspersus chromosome 7, UCB_Pads_2.0, whole genome shotgun sequence, a single genomic window includes:
- the CD19 gene encoding B-lymphocyte antigen CD19 isoform X1: MLVLLLFCVCSANFVQSLEDSGIIVVPAEGNTLLSCNLFSKKIIPLKVKILVKENTYHSWITLELNSIFVELDTIKQSLSLPAEVRRNTSGGCSCSAENDTQQVKWGRETELNNVTFDPGKAEPISCNTSKKWTTLRWSQQGHLLAMVTRGETKINVRVVKKGPLSVSITSIISSSSQSVARTREKTALLSCKTATGFQKFMEEKYWIIVVSALGYVLFCSSLACGYITFRRRRKAEKEKKAKARFFKVSTARNLYMESINQEPANPKQDGMYQNFSPTKDRSSDRFSNKSSFLDPSEDGDSYLEPMALEEVDQISDDGVCYENATEEIKEGSIGSESYEDMNGPKNEQILTPQKTCEEDADSYENMQTPIYSQMNRSTNSLCHVVEDGDGQSGQDMVDVSTEQQWPTSIELMEQNGDFYLSYQSNNF, from the exons ATGTTGGTGCTTCTCCTGTTCTGTGTCTGCAGCGCCAACTTTGTCCAATCTCTGGAGGACTCCGGGATCATCGTGGTCCCAGCTGAAG GTAACACCTTATTGTCCTGTAATCTATTCTCCAAGAAGATCATTCCACTGAAGGTGAAGATATTGGTGAAGGAGAATACGTATCATTCCTGGATCACACTGGAGCTGAATTCCATTTTCGTGGAGCTAGACACTATCAAACAATCCCTGAGCCTGCCAGCCGAAGTGAGGAGGAACACTTCCGGAGGATGTTCCTGCTCTGCAGAAAATGATACACAACAGGTCAAATGGGGGAGGGAGACAG AGCTGAACAATGTGACGTTTGATCCAGGAAAAGCTGAACCTATTTCCTGCAACACCTCCAAAAAATGGACAACCCTCCGGTGGTCTCAACAAGGTCACCTCCTAGCGATGGTGACCAGAGGGGAGACGAAGATCAATGTCCGAGTGGTGAAGAAGGGGCCGTTATCTGTCTCCATCACCTCCATCATCTCATCATCATCGCAAAGTGTTGCAAGAACACGAGAGAAGACCGCATTGCTGTCATGCAAAACTGCCACTG GTTTCCAGAAGTTCATGGAAGAAAAGTATTGGATTATTGTGGTATCTGCATTGGGTTATGTCCTATTTTGCTCATCGCTGGCATGTGGCTACATAACCTTCAGACGAA ggaggaaagcagaaaaagagaagaaagcaaAGGCTCG GTTTTTCAAGGTGAGCACTGCTAGGAATCTGTACATGGAATCCATCAACCAAGAGCCAG CGAATCCTAAACAAGATGGAATGTATCAGAACTTCTCCCCAACGAAGGACAGAAGTAGTGATCGTTTCTCCAACAAAAGCTCCTTTCTGGACCCATCTGAAG ACGGAGATTCGTACCTGGAACCGATGGCTCTGGAAGAAGTTGATCAGATATCTGATG atgGGGTCTGCTATGAGAACGCCactgaagaaataaaagaaggttcaatag GTTCGGAGTCCTATGAAGACATGAATGGGCCAAAGAATGAACAGATTCTGACTCCTCAAAAGACCTGCGAGGAAG ATGCCGATTCGTACGAGAACATGCAGACCCCCATATACTCCCAAATGAACCGCTCAACCAACTCGCTGTGCCATGTTGTCGAAGATGGGGATGGACAGAGTGGGCAAGACATGGTGGACGTGTCGACAGAGCAACAGTGGCCCACGAGCATCGAGCTGATGGAACAAA ATGGAGACTTCTACTTGTCTTACCAATCCAACAACTTCTGA
- the CD19 gene encoding B-lymphocyte antigen CD19 isoform X2, protein MVTRGETKINVRVVKKGPLSVSITSIISSSSQSVARTREKTALLSCKTATGFQKFMEEKYWIIVVSALGYVLFCSSLACGYITFRRRRKAEKEKKAKARFFKVSTARNLYMESINQEPANPKQDGMYQNFSPTKDRSSDRFSNKSSFLDPSEDGDSYLEPMALEEVDQISDDGVCYENATEEIKEGSIGSESYEDMNGPKNEQILTPQKTCEEDADSYENMQTPIYSQMNRSTNSLCHVVEDGDGQSGQDMVDVSTEQQWPTSIELMEQNGDFYLSYQSNNF, encoded by the exons ATGGTGACCAGAGGGGAGACGAAGATCAATGTCCGAGTGGTGAAGAAGGGGCCGTTATCTGTCTCCATCACCTCCATCATCTCATCATCATCGCAAAGTGTTGCAAGAACACGAGAGAAGACCGCATTGCTGTCATGCAAAACTGCCACTG GTTTCCAGAAGTTCATGGAAGAAAAGTATTGGATTATTGTGGTATCTGCATTGGGTTATGTCCTATTTTGCTCATCGCTGGCATGTGGCTACATAACCTTCAGACGAA ggaggaaagcagaaaaagagaagaaagcaaAGGCTCG GTTTTTCAAGGTGAGCACTGCTAGGAATCTGTACATGGAATCCATCAACCAAGAGCCAG CGAATCCTAAACAAGATGGAATGTATCAGAACTTCTCCCCAACGAAGGACAGAAGTAGTGATCGTTTCTCCAACAAAAGCTCCTTTCTGGACCCATCTGAAG ACGGAGATTCGTACCTGGAACCGATGGCTCTGGAAGAAGTTGATCAGATATCTGATG atgGGGTCTGCTATGAGAACGCCactgaagaaataaaagaaggttcaatag GTTCGGAGTCCTATGAAGACATGAATGGGCCAAAGAATGAACAGATTCTGACTCCTCAAAAGACCTGCGAGGAAG ATGCCGATTCGTACGAGAACATGCAGACCCCCATATACTCCCAAATGAACCGCTCAACCAACTCGCTGTGCCATGTTGTCGAAGATGGGGATGGACAGAGTGGGCAAGACATGGTGGACGTGTCGACAGAGCAACAGTGGCCCACGAGCATCGAGCTGATGGAACAAA ATGGAGACTTCTACTTGTCTTACCAATCCAACAACTTCTGA
- the TCTN3 gene encoding tectonic-3, with amino-acid sequence MAWFRSLPRTFLIIVALWCRAGLVRGASNGVTICSCNLSPGNCDLNCCCDPDCSLSDPTSVFTSCLPGSTKAERWACLSNWLIFRNNTPYTTAVVGSPPSELFCVLTADASLNYFVTPQTVGSSNFASVSEPYKGSSFSVPSQSVPVFSRFYKAGDPVLTLSASNTVSVLRQPAPVGAQNICANNNPAKFLQSGSTSCLRVFSNLTDSCETSLFLDPLYYYQDIAVLKVPAAVSSQGSSTVPITSAVTDRPSLQGDQCNNVVSQAIYTVLYNGTQGISSVHVTFILSNVSITSTSIQQNTTIIYKPITAAVGSSVQTRSGNPGYLVGYPVLSDTGNLLLLRSLVGESCSYSPVQFGINALSGCTIRGTAQETCSDFQTRAYQILLGGNAPQILAIYGNVTAAQSTYWTRIIYQNCSSQGSCSSGCLIPVFLDMQITWANVGLISNPQAQLLRARFLYTCQFVKCQDTTVLQNQVSFTDLTSRGPAPRSSPGITGRDPVDFFFPFQTNTAVANGRSLLLYFTLFCWQIIGRT; translated from the exons ATGGCCTGGTTTAGGTCTCTCCCCCGGACTTTCTTAATAATTGTCGCCTTGTGGTGTCGGGCCGGGCTAGTGAGGGGAGCCTCAAACG GTGTGACAATCTGCTCCTGCAACCTTTCACCCGGAAACTGCGACCTGAACTGCTGCTGTGACCCCGACTGCTCCCTGAGTGACCCCACCAGCGTGTTCACTTCCTGTTTACCCGGCAGCACCAA GGCGGAGAGGTGGGCGTGTCTTTCCAATTGGCTGATATTCCGCAATAACACCCCTTACACCACCGCAGTGGTCGGCTCGCCACCCAGTGAGCTGTTCTGTGTCCTGACGGCAGATG CCTCCCTGAATTACTTCGTCACCCCTCAGACGGTGGGATCATCGAACTTTGCCTCTGTCAGTGAGCCATACAAAGGCTCGTCCTTCTCTGTGCCCTCTCAAAGTGTCCCTGTCTTCTCCAGATTCTACAAG GCTGGTGATCCCGTCCTCACTTTGTCTGCTTCCAATACTGTGAGCGTGCTAAGACAACCAGCACCTGTGGGGGCCCAGAATATCTGTGCCAACAACAATCCTGCAA AATTCCTGCAGAGCGGCAGCACCTCATGCCTGCGGGTGTTTAGTAATCTGACTGACAGCTGTGAGACGAGTCTCTTCCTGGACCCATTGTATTATTACCAAGATATCGCAGTGCTCAAG GTTCCAGCAGCTGTCTCCAGTCAGGGATCCAGTACG GTCCCAATAACCAGCGCTGTGACAGACAGGCCCAGCCTACAAGGAGATCAGTGTAATAACGTTGTATCCCAG gcAATATACACCGTGCTGTATAACGGAACTCAGGGCATCTCAAGTGTCCATGTTACCTTTATACTCAGCAATGTGTCCATCACAAGTACCAGCATACAGCAGAATACCACAATCATTTATAAG CCTATCACTGCAGCCGTTGGCAGCTCTGTGCAGACCCGGAGTGGGAATCCCGGTTATCTCGTTGGATATCCTGTGCTGAGCGACACTGGAAAT CTTTTATTACTCCGCTCCTTGGTTGGCGAGTCGTGCTCCTACAGTCCGGTCCAGTTTGGAATAAACGCCCTGAGTGGCTGCACTATTCG TGGAACAGCCCAGGAAACATGCAGTGATTTCCAAACACGAGCATACCAAATTCTGCTGGGGGGGAACGCACCGCAGATCCTGGCAATTTATGGCAATGTCACAGCCGCACAGAGCACATACTGGACACGAATCATCTATCAGAACTGCAGCAGTCAG GGCTCCTGCTCCTCCGGCTGCCTCATCCCCGTCTTTTTGGACATGCAGATCACGTGGGCAAACGTGGGGCTCATCTCTAATCCTCAGGCTCAGCTGCTACGGGCCCGATTCCTCTACACATGCCAGTTTGTCAAG TGTCAAGACACGACTGTTCTACAGAATCAAGTCTCATTCACAGATCTCACCAGCCGTGGCCCTGCCCCTCGCTCCAGTCCTGGCATTACAGGCCGAGATCCAGTGGATTTCTTCTTTCCGTTTCAAACAAACACAGCCGTGGCCAATGGCAGGTCTCTCCTCCTGTATTTTACACTGTTCTGCTGGCAGATAATAGGAAGAACATGA